One Paracoccaceae bacterium genomic region harbors:
- a CDS encoding autoinducer binding domain-containing protein, translating to MMDRFAFIETELARIGEIATAGYFLALRNRGTSPLLTYRTYPQAWIDLYTEKGYVLRDPITTWALTVGGTIRWSSPMLPDPFRIFQQAARHGLIYGASIAHGPLKSLTICSFSRSDREFTDDEIEAVRKIVFELHERTKLPESLEEDQRAILRIFGEGRTMKDVVARTGMAEPAIRTRLNHLCDLLLAKTPAEAVQRARDYKLL from the coding sequence ATGATGGACAGGTTCGCATTCATCGAGACCGAACTGGCCCGCATTGGCGAGATCGCGACGGCAGGGTATTTTCTTGCCTTGCGGAACCGTGGCACCTCGCCGTTGCTGACATACCGGACCTATCCGCAGGCATGGATCGACCTCTACACCGAAAAGGGCTATGTCCTGCGCGACCCGATCACCACCTGGGCGCTGACGGTGGGCGGCACCATCCGGTGGAGCTCGCCCATGCTTCCCGATCCGTTCCGGATATTCCAGCAGGCCGCCCGCCATGGCCTGATCTACGGGGCCTCGATCGCCCATGGCCCGTTGAAATCACTCACCATCTGCTCGTTCTCGCGCAGCGATCGCGAGTTTACGGATGACGAGATCGAGGCGGTCCGGAAGATCGTCTTCGAACTGCATGAACGCACCAAGCTGCCCGAGTCGCTGGAGGAAGACCAGCGTGCGATCCTGCGCATCTTCGGCGAGGGCCGGACGATGAAGGATGTGGTCGCGCGCACCGGGATGGCCGAGCCGGCGATACGGACACGCCTGAACCATCTGTGCGATCTCCTGCTTGCCAAGACACCGGCCGAGGCGGTGCAGCGCGCGAGGGACTACAAGCTTCTCTGA
- the sulP gene encoding sulfate permease — MLKTLFPILTWGRAYTRDDAAADLLAAVIVTIMLVPQSLAYAMLAGLPPEVGLYASILPLVAYALFGTSRTLAVGPVAVVSLMTAAAVAQVTAVRDVDPVTAAITLAFMSGLMMVAMSALRLGFIANFLSHPVISGFITASGLLIAASQVKHVLGVPAGGDTLVDLVPGIAGNIGQTNPFTAGVGGAALVFLFWVRRRLKPLLIRAGLRPRLADGLAKAGPAVAVVVSILAVVLLALDARGVRVVGSIPAGLPPLTLPALDAGLWRHLALPAFLISLVGFVESVSVAQTLAARRRERIDANRELTALGAANLAGAVTGGYPVTGGFARSVVNFDAGARTPLAGAYTAVGILIATLTLTPAFRYLPQAVLAATIIVAVLSLVDLGALRRTWRYSRADFAAMAVTMALVLTVGVEAGISAGVALSILLFLWRTSRPHTAVVGRVPGTEHFRNIKRHAVETDPAILTIRVDESLYFANARFLEDMIYDAAAARPEVRHVVLMCPAVNLIDASALESLEAIAHRLQSAGIGFHLSEVKGPVMDTLRRSDFFSHFKGQVFLTQHRAMQALGSAAAPDPARAAE, encoded by the coding sequence ATGCTGAAGACCCTGTTTCCGATCCTGACCTGGGGCCGCGCCTATACGCGGGACGACGCGGCGGCCGATCTGCTGGCGGCGGTGATCGTGACGATCATGCTGGTGCCGCAGAGCCTTGCCTATGCGATGCTGGCCGGGTTGCCGCCAGAGGTAGGGCTCTATGCCTCGATCCTGCCCCTGGTGGCCTATGCGCTGTTCGGCACAAGCCGGACGCTGGCGGTGGGACCGGTCGCGGTGGTGTCGCTGATGACGGCGGCTGCGGTGGCGCAGGTGACGGCGGTGCGCGATGTGGACCCGGTGACGGCGGCGATCACCCTCGCGTTCATGTCCGGGCTGATGATGGTGGCGATGTCTGCCCTGCGGCTGGGGTTCATTGCCAACTTCCTGAGCCATCCGGTGATATCGGGCTTCATCACCGCCTCGGGTCTGTTGATCGCCGCCAGTCAGGTGAAGCATGTCCTGGGCGTGCCCGCCGGGGGCGACACCCTGGTCGACCTGGTGCCCGGGATCGCGGGGAACATCGGCCAGACCAATCCGTTCACGGCGGGGGTCGGCGGGGCTGCGCTGGTCTTCCTGTTCTGGGTGCGCAGACGCCTCAAGCCGCTGCTCATCCGCGCGGGGTTGCGGCCCCGGCTTGCCGATGGCCTGGCGAAGGCGGGACCGGCGGTTGCGGTGGTGGTGTCGATCCTGGCCGTCGTGCTTCTTGCGCTGGATGCGCGGGGGGTTCGGGTGGTGGGCTCGATCCCGGCGGGCCTGCCGCCCCTGACGCTGCCCGCACTCGATGCCGGGCTGTGGCGTCACCTTGCGCTGCCTGCATTTCTGATCTCGCTCGTCGGCTTTGTCGAATCGGTCTCGGTCGCACAGACCCTGGCTGCACGACGGCGCGAGCGGATCGATGCGAATCGCGAACTGACCGCGCTAGGCGCGGCGAACCTCGCCGGAGCGGTGACCGGCGGCTATCCGGTGACCGGCGGCTTCGCGCGGTCGGTCGTGAACTTCGACGCGGGTGCGCGCACGCCGCTTGCCGGGGCCTATACGGCCGTGGGCATTCTGATTGCGACGCTCACCCTGACCCCGGCGTTCCGCTATCTGCCGCAGGCGGTGCTGGCCGCCACGATCATCGTCGCGGTGCTGTCGCTGGTTGACCTGGGCGCGCTGCGCCGCACGTGGCGCTATTCGCGGGCCGATTTCGCGGCGATGGCGGTGACGATGGCGCTGGTCCTGACGGTGGGCGTCGAGGCGGGAATCTCGGCCGGTGTGGCGCTGTCGATCCTGCTGTTTCTTTGGCGCACCAGCCGGCCCCATACCGCGGTTGTCGGCCGGGTGCCCGGAACCGAGCATTTCCGCAACATCAAGCGCCACGCCGTCGAAACCGATCCGGCGATCCTGACGATCCGGGTGGACGAAAGCCTGTACTTTGCCAACGCCCGCTTTCTGGAGGATATGATCTATGACGCCGCCGCCGCGCGGCCCGAGGTGCGCCATGTCGTGCTGATGTGTCCCGCGGTCAACCTGATCGATGCCAGTGCACTGGAAAGCCTCGAGGCGATTGCACACCGGTTGCAGAGCGCGGGCATCGGGTTCCATCTGTCCGAGGTCAAGGGACCGGTGATGGATACGCTGCGGCGCTCCGACTTCTTCAGTCACTTCAAGGGCCAGGTCTTTCTGACGCAGCACCGGGCGATGCAGGCGCTCGGCTCTGCGGCGGCCCCCGATCCGGCCCGGGCGGCGGAATGA
- a CDS encoding thioredoxin family protein, producing MTHLASLILACALLALPAHAQTRELLMFERPGCSWCERWHAEIAPAYPNTDEGRAAPLQRLQVSEPLPDGVTLDRPAILTPTFVLIEDGREVGRIEGYPGDQFFWFLLGEVLARPAP from the coding sequence ATGACACACCTCGCGTCCCTCATCCTTGCCTGCGCGCTGCTGGCGCTGCCCGCCCATGCCCAGACGCGCGAACTGCTGATGTTCGAGCGCCCGGGATGCAGCTGGTGCGAACGCTGGCACGCCGAGATCGCCCCGGCCTACCCCAACACCGACGAGGGGCGCGCGGCGCCGCTGCAGCGCCTCCAGGTGTCGGAACCGCTGCCCGACGGCGTCACGCTCGACCGGCCCGCCATCCTGACGCCCACCTTCGTGCTGATCGAGGACGGGCGCGAGGTCGGGCGGATCGAGGGCTACCCTGGCGACCAGTTCTTCTGGTTCCTGCTGGGCGAGGTTCTGGCGCGACCCGCGCCCTGA
- a CDS encoding sulfite exporter TauE/SafE family protein, with the protein MDASFGGAALAGLLSFFSPCVLPMVPFYLCYLAGISMQELRGAREMPPDARRRLVIQSAIFALGVTTIFVMLGMGATALGRGFAQWREPLSWVAAGILIVFGLHFLGVLRLPFLMREMRSESTMPPSTLAGAYAMGLAFGFGWTPCVGPALAAILMVATAMQELWRGGLLLLVYGLAMTLPFVIVAVFAGPFLRWVSRHRGALAHVEKVMGVMLIAFGLLIATGSVNLIADFMIRNFDWSATLI; encoded by the coding sequence ATGGACGCGAGTTTCGGCGGAGCGGCACTTGCGGGGTTGCTGTCGTTCTTTTCTCCCTGCGTGCTGCCGATGGTGCCGTTCTATCTGTGCTATCTGGCCGGAATATCCATGCAGGAACTGCGCGGTGCGCGTGAGATGCCGCCCGATGCGCGGCGGCGCCTGGTGATCCAGTCGGCCATCTTCGCCCTGGGCGTCACCACGATCTTCGTCATGCTGGGGATGGGCGCCACGGCGCTTGGGCGCGGATTCGCGCAGTGGCGCGAACCGCTGTCCTGGGTCGCCGCAGGCATCCTGATCGTGTTCGGCCTGCATTTCCTCGGCGTGCTCCGCCTGCCGTTCCTGATGCGCGAGATGCGCAGCGAAAGCACCATGCCCCCCAGCACGCTGGCGGGCGCCTATGCCATGGGGCTTGCCTTCGGCTTCGGCTGGACCCCGTGCGTGGGGCCTGCGCTGGCGGCGATCCTGATGGTGGCGACGGCGATGCAGGAGTTGTGGCGCGGTGGCCTGCTGCTGCTTGTCTACGGCCTGGCGATGACGCTGCCCTTCGTCATCGTCGCGGTGTTCGCCGGGCCCTTCCTGCGCTGGGTGTCCCGGCATCGCGGGGCGCTCGCGCATGTGGAAAAGGTGATGGGCGTCATGCTGATCGCGTTCGGCCTGCTGATCGCGACGGGCAGCGTGAACCTGATCGCCGATTTCATGATCCGCAACTTCGACTGGTCGGCCACATTGATCTAG
- a CDS encoding thioredoxin family protein, whose translation MKHVLFAALAALILPLSGALAAPLGDDGLHKPEWLRETFRDMSDDLAEANAEGKRLLIIWEQRGCIYCTRMHEEVFVDPTIEQLIRDHYFVVQMNLFGDVEVTDFDGTARSEKAMAMRWGVMFTPTLMFMPEEVAEGRTAAEAAVAAMPGAFGKGTTGALLTWVRDRGYDSGENFQAYLARAMASGAVSP comes from the coding sequence ATGAAGCATGTCCTGTTCGCGGCACTGGCCGCGCTGATCCTGCCGCTGTCCGGCGCGCTGGCCGCACCGCTGGGCGATGACGGCCTGCACAAGCCCGAGTGGCTGCGCGAGACGTTCCGAGACATGTCGGACGATCTGGCCGAGGCGAACGCCGAGGGCAAGCGCCTGCTGATCATCTGGGAGCAGCGCGGTTGCATCTACTGCACCAGGATGCACGAAGAGGTATTTGTCGATCCGACCATCGAGCAACTGATCCGGGACCACTACTTCGTGGTGCAGATGAACCTGTTCGGCGATGTCGAGGTGACCGATTTCGACGGAACGGCGCGGTCGGAAAAGGCGATGGCCATGCGCTGGGGCGTGATGTTCACACCGACGCTGATGTTCATGCCCGAGGAGGTCGCCGAGGGCCGGACGGCGGCCGAGGCGGCAGTGGCCGCGATGCCGGGCGCCTTCGGCAAGGGCACCACTGGCGCGCTGCTGACCTGGGTGCGCGACCGAGGCTATGATTCGGGCGAGAACTTCCAGGCCTATCTGGCCCGGGCGATGGCCTCGGGTGCCGTATCGCCTTGA
- the soxX gene encoding sulfur oxidation c-type cytochrome SoxX, whose amino-acid sequence MARFAIALAAAGAVLGSFAQAEVVPADVSYVDGAVEESLTGVAGDPAAGAKAMTTAALGNCVACHVVEAMPEVQFPGNIAPPLDGVADRYSEAQLRGLIANAKMTFDGTFMPAFYKGRGFVRPGDGYTGKAGAEPLPPILSAQQVEDVVAYLMTLKE is encoded by the coding sequence ATGGCTCGTTTTGCCATCGCGCTCGCGGCAGCGGGGGCGGTACTGGGTAGCTTTGCGCAGGCCGAGGTTGTCCCGGCCGATGTCAGCTATGTTGATGGCGCGGTTGAGGAATCTCTGACCGGCGTTGCGGGCGACCCGGCAGCGGGTGCCAAGGCGATGACGACGGCGGCCCTCGGCAACTGCGTGGCCTGCCACGTGGTCGAGGCGATGCCCGAGGTGCAGTTCCCCGGCAACATCGCGCCGCCGCTGGACGGCGTCGCCGACCGCTATTCGGAGGCGCAGCTGCGCGGTCTGATCGCCAATGCCAAGATGACCTTCGACGGCACGTTCATGCCTGCCTTCTACAAGGGCAGGGGCTTCGTGCGCCCCGGCGATGGCTATACCGGCAAGGCCGGGGCCGAGCCGCTGCCGCCGATCCTCAGCGCGCAGCAGGTCGAGGATGTCGTGGCCTATCTCATGACGCTCAAGGAATGA
- the soxY gene encoding thiosulfate oxidation carrier protein SoxY: MALTRRETLLVGLGGFAAAMLPATAWSATMEEAVAAFANGAAVGTGGITLTAPEIAENGNTVPVSVDAPGATAIMLLAAGNPTPAVATFTFGPAAGRQMAATRIRLAKTQDVVALARMADGSVVQAAATVKVTIGGCGG; this comes from the coding sequence ATGGCTTTGACAAGACGCGAGACCCTTCTGGTCGGTCTTGGTGGCTTCGCGGCGGCCATGCTGCCCGCCACTGCCTGGTCGGCAACCATGGAAGAGGCCGTGGCGGCCTTTGCGAACGGTGCGGCGGTGGGAACCGGCGGCATCACGCTGACCGCCCCCGAGATCGCCGAGAACGGCAACACGGTCCCGGTTTCGGTCGATGCGCCCGGCGCCACCGCGATCATGCTGCTTGCGGCGGGCAACCCCACCCCCGCGGTGGCGACCTTCACATTCGGACCGGCGGCCGGGCGCCAGATGGCGGCAACCCGCATCCGCCTGGCCAAGACCCAGGATGTCGTGGCGCTGGCGCGCATGGCCGACGGCTCGGTCGTGCAGGCGGCGGCGACCGTCAAGGTCACCATCGGCGGCTGCGGCGGCTGA
- the soxZ gene encoding thiosulfate oxidation carrier complex protein SoxZ: MANDAKPRVKVPKSAKAGEVITIKSLISHTMESGQRKGSDGNLIPRSIINRFTCDLNGVNVIDVAIDPAVSTNPYFEFDARVDAAGDFTFTWYDDDGSVYTDVKPIEIA; this comes from the coding sequence ATGGCAAATGACGCAAAACCCCGCGTGAAGGTTCCCAAGTCGGCCAAGGCCGGCGAGGTCATCACGATCAAGAGCCTGATCAGCCACACCATGGAATCCGGTCAGCGGAAGGGCTCTGACGGCAACCTGATCCCCCGCTCGATCATCAACCGCTTCACCTGCGACCTGAACGGGGTGAACGTGATCGACGTGGCGATCGACCCGGCCGTTTCGACGAACCCCTATTTCGAGTTCGACGCGAGGGTCGACGCCGCGGGCGATTTCACCTTCACCTGGTACGATGACGACGGCTCGGTCTACACCGACGTCAAGCCCATCGAAATCGCCTGA
- the soxA gene encoding sulfur oxidation c-type cytochrome SoxA, translating to MQKRMAAVLAATALGLALAGMAAADPVEDVLEIETDDGTLTLVTTTSAPDHLQDVMDTIYSGWHFREDETRSLQKDDFDNPGMVFVDRGLDRWNTAEGTAGKACASCHEGPESMKGLRAVLPRVDAATGGLMIMEDYINKCRTERMGAEAWGMTSSQMKDTMALISMQSRGEIVNVAIDGAAAPFWEKGKEIYYTRFGQLEMSCANCHEDNYGLMIRADHLSQGQVNGFPVYRLKDAGILSAQQRFVGCVRDTRAETFKAGSDEFKALELYVASRGNGLSVEGVSVRH from the coding sequence ATGCAGAAGCGTATGGCCGCAGTCCTGGCCGCCACTGCCCTTGGCCTTGCCCTCGCGGGCATGGCCGCAGCCGATCCGGTCGAGGATGTGCTGGAGATCGAGACCGATGACGGAACGCTGACGCTGGTCACCACCACGTCGGCGCCCGACCACCTGCAGGACGTGATGGACACCATCTATTCCGGCTGGCACTTCCGCGAGGACGAAACCCGGTCCCTGCAGAAGGACGACTTTGACAACCCGGGCATGGTGTTCGTCGATCGCGGCCTCGATCGCTGGAACACCGCCGAGGGCACGGCGGGCAAGGCCTGCGCCTCGTGCCACGAAGGCCCCGAAAGCATGAAGGGCCTGCGCGCGGTGCTGCCGCGGGTCGACGCGGCCACGGGCGGGTTGATGATCATGGAGGACTACATCAACAAGTGCCGGACCGAGCGCATGGGCGCCGAGGCCTGGGGCATGACCTCGTCGCAGATGAAGGACACGATGGCGCTGATCTCGATGCAGTCGCGCGGCGAGATCGTGAATGTCGCCATCGACGGCGCCGCTGCCCCGTTCTGGGAAAAGGGCAAGGAAATCTACTACACCCGTTTCGGGCAGCTGGAGATGTCCTGCGCGAACTGCCATGAGGACAATTACGGCCTGATGATCCGCGCCGACCATCTGAGCCAGGGCCAGGTGAACGGCTTCCCGGTCTACCGGCTCAAGGACGCGGGCATCCTGTCGGCGCAGCAGCGCTTCGTCGGCTGTGTCCGCGACACCCGCGCCGAAACCTTCAAGGCCGGTTCGGACGAGTTCAAGGCGCTCGAACTCTACGTTGCCTCGCGGGGCAACGGACTTTCGGTCGAGGGCGTTTCGGTCAGGCACTGA
- the soxB gene encoding thiosulfohydrolase SoxB, with amino-acid sequence MISRREFLQASVAASAIVGASGLGRWSRLAAQQALTQEQLLAFQDFGNVTLVHVTDIHAQLKPIWFREPEWNLGIGDARGKPPHIVGQGFLDMFGLKPGTPEAYALTHEDFAALGRAYGRMGGMDRVATVVKAIRAARPEALILDGGDTWHGSMTSLATRGQDMVNVMNQLGVEAMTSHWEWTFGTERVLEIVEGLPFPFLGQNIFDQEWNEPAFEPYTFFERGGARIAVIGQAFPYMPIANPGWMFPEYSFGIRDERMQEMVDEVRAEGADLVVVLSHNGFDVDRKMAGRVRGIDVILTGHTHDALPEPVLVGETILIASGSHGKFVSRVDLDVQGGRMVGFRHRLIPVFSDVIAPDPDMAALIDTERAPFQPQLDEVLGKTESLLYRRGNFNGTWDDLICQAILSERDAEIALSPGVRWGASLLPGDDIRREDIHSVTTMSYGACYRTQMTGETLKVIMEDVADNIFNPDPYYQQGGDMVRVGGMGYHIDVSQPIGSRVTGMTLLRTGEAIDPARSYTVAGWASVNQGTEGPQIWDVVEAHVRKIGTVRLEPNTSVVVTGA; translated from the coding sequence ATGATCAGCCGGCGCGAATTCCTCCAGGCCTCGGTGGCCGCATCCGCCATCGTCGGGGCATCGGGTCTCGGACGCTGGTCGCGTCTGGCGGCGCAGCAGGCGCTGACGCAGGAGCAGCTTCTGGCGTTCCAGGATTTCGGCAACGTCACGCTCGTCCATGTCACCGACATCCACGCGCAGCTGAAGCCGATCTGGTTCCGCGAACCGGAATGGAACCTTGGCATCGGAGACGCCCGGGGCAAGCCTCCGCATATCGTGGGGCAGGGATTTCTCGACATGTTCGGGCTGAAGCCGGGCACGCCCGAGGCCTATGCCCTGACGCATGAGGATTTCGCGGCGCTCGGCCGCGCCTATGGCCGCATGGGCGGCATGGACCGCGTGGCCACCGTGGTCAAGGCGATCCGCGCCGCCCGGCCCGAGGCGCTGATCCTCGACGGCGGCGACACCTGGCACGGCTCGATGACCAGCCTCGCGACACGCGGGCAGGACATGGTCAACGTGATGAACCAGCTTGGCGTCGAGGCGATGACCTCGCACTGGGAATGGACCTTCGGCACCGAGCGCGTGCTGGAGATTGTCGAGGGCCTGCCCTTCCCCTTCCTCGGCCAGAACATCTTTGACCAGGAATGGAACGAACCCGCCTTCGAGCCCTACACCTTCTTCGAACGCGGCGGCGCCAGGATCGCGGTGATCGGCCAGGCCTTCCCCTACATGCCCATCGCCAACCCGGGCTGGATGTTCCCCGAATACAGCTTCGGCATCCGCGACGAGCGGATGCAGGAGATGGTCGACGAGGTGCGCGCCGAGGGTGCCGACCTCGTGGTGGTCCTGTCGCACAACGGCTTTGACGTCGACCGCAAGATGGCGGGCCGGGTGCGCGGCATCGACGTGATCCTGACGGGACATACCCATGACGCCCTTCCCGAACCGGTCCTCGTGGGCGAGACGATCCTGATCGCCAGCGGCAGCCACGGAAAATTCGTCAGCCGCGTCGATCTGGATGTGCAGGGCGGCCGGATGGTGGGCTTCCGGCACAGGCTGATCCCGGTGTTCTCGGACGTGATCGCGCCCGATCCCGACATGGCCGCGCTGATCGACACCGAACGCGCGCCCTTCCAGCCGCAACTGGACGAGGTGCTGGGCAAGACCGAAAGCCTGCTCTACCGCCGCGGCAACTTCAACGGCACCTGGGACGACCTGATCTGCCAGGCCATCCTGTCCGAGCGCGACGCCGAGATCGCGCTGTCGCCGGGCGTCCGCTGGGGGGCCTCGCTGCTGCCCGGCGACGACATCCGGCGCGAGGACATCCACAGCGTCACCACCATGTCCTATGGTGCCTGCTACCGCACCCAGATGACCGGCGAGACGCTCAAGGTCATCATGGAGGATGTGGCCGACAACATCTTCAACCCCGATCCCTACTACCAGCAGGGCGGCGACATGGTGCGCGTGGGCGGCATGGGATACCACATCGACGTCTCGCAGCCGATCGGCAGCCGCGTCACCGGCATGACCCTGCTGCGCACCGGCGAGGCCATCGACCCCGCCCGCAGCTACACCGTCGCGGGCTGGGCCAGCGTGAACCAGGGCACGGAAGGCCCGCAGATCTGGGACGTGGTCGAGGCGCATGTGCGCAAGATCGGCACCGTCCGGCTTGAACCCAACACATCCGTTGTCGTGACCGGCGCATGA
- the soxC gene encoding sulfite dehydrogenase — protein sequence MTDETTRRGFLRAGLAGGAALAAAGTAAAAPDPLITEIQPWASEFGDPVDAAPYGLPSRHEAHVVRRNVEWLTESPVSSINFTPIHALEGTITPQGCAFERHHSGAIDLSKGDYRLMINGLVETPLVFTFEDLMRFPRAITTAFCECAANGGMEWGGAQLEGCQFTQGMIHNMEYTGVMLRDLLAEAGVQPEGKWIYVEGADASSNGRSIPLEKALDDVMVAFFANGEALRKEHGYPVRLVVPGWEGNMWIKWLRRIGVYDQAVESREETSKYTDLMKDGRARKWTWVMDAKSVITSPSPQAPIRHGAGPLVITGLAWSGRGRIARVDVSLDGGVNWQTARISGDAKSKALTRFHLDHVWDGSDMLIMSRAIDETGYVQPTKDQLRAIRGVNNVYHNNAIQTWWIKSDGEVENVEVA from the coding sequence ATGACCGACGAGACAACCCGCCGCGGTTTCCTCAGGGCAGGGCTGGCGGGCGGCGCGGCGCTGGCCGCGGCCGGCACCGCCGCGGCCGCCCCAGATCCGCTGATCACCGAGATCCAGCCCTGGGCCTCGGAATTCGGTGATCCGGTGGATGCCGCGCCCTATGGCCTGCCCTCGCGCCACGAGGCGCATGTGGTGCGCCGCAATGTCGAATGGCTGACCGAAAGCCCGGTCTCGTCGATCAACTTCACGCCCATCCACGCGCTCGAGGGCACGATCACGCCGCAGGGCTGCGCCTTCGAACGCCACCATTCCGGCGCGATCGACCTGTCCAAGGGCGACTACCGGCTGATGATCAACGGGCTCGTGGAAACGCCGCTGGTGTTCACCTTCGAGGATCTGATGCGCTTTCCCCGCGCCATCACCACAGCCTTCTGCGAATGCGCGGCCAATGGCGGCATGGAATGGGGCGGTGCCCAGCTGGAAGGCTGCCAGTTCACCCAGGGCATGATTCACAACATGGAATACACCGGCGTCATGCTGCGCGACCTTCTCGCCGAGGCGGGCGTGCAGCCGGAAGGCAAGTGGATCTATGTCGAGGGCGCCGACGCCTCGTCCAACGGCCGCTCGATCCCGCTGGAAAAGGCGCTCGACGACGTGATGGTGGCCTTCTTCGCCAATGGCGAGGCGCTGCGCAAGGAACATGGCTATCCCGTGCGGCTGGTCGTGCCCGGCTGGGAAGGCAACATGTGGATCAAGTGGCTGCGCCGGATCGGGGTCTACGACCAGGCGGTCGAAAGCCGCGAGGAAACCTCGAAATACACCGACCTGATGAAGGACGGACGGGCCCGCAAGTGGACCTGGGTGATGGATGCGAAGTCGGTCATCACCTCGCCCTCGCCGCAGGCGCCGATCCGGCATGGCGCCGGGCCGCTTGTGATCACAGGACTGGCCTGGTCGGGCCGCGGCCGCATCGCCCGGGTCGATGTGTCGCTCGATGGCGGCGTGAACTGGCAGACCGCGCGGATCAGCGGCGATGCCAAGTCCAAGGCGCTGACCCGGTTCCATCTCGATCACGTCTGGGATGGGTCGGACATGCTGATCATGTCCCGCGCGATCGACGAGACCGGCTATGTCCAGCCGACCAAGGACCAGCTGCGCGCCATCCGGGGCGTCAACAACGTCTATCACAACAACGCCATCCAGACGTGGTGGATCAAGAGCGACGGGGAGGTGGAGAATGTCGAGGTTGCGTGA
- a CDS encoding c-type cytochrome, which yields MSRLRELVIGTALVSVIAMPAAAGKLGLGRAALPEEIAAWDVAVLPDGTGLRPGSGSVEQGEEVFAEACASCHGEFAEGIDSWPVLAGGIGTLTDPRPVKTVGSYWPYLSTVYDYVHRSMPFGGAQTIGVDDTYAITAYILYSNGLVEDDFVLSDANFREVVLPNADGFYPDDRDTTEVPLFSGEPCMSACGPAPQVTRKASDLGVTPTDPDGRPAGTLPLLLAQADAPAAAAPAAAEAAPAASAPDPALIEAGEKAFKKCSACHKVGDGARNGTGPHLNGIVGKAAGSVDKFKYSKPLADMAAAGLVWDAAALDAFLANPKGFMKGTRMSFAGLKSADERAAVIAYLATFAE from the coding sequence ATGTCGAGGTTGCGTGAACTTGTCATCGGAACGGCGCTTGTCTCCGTCATCGCCATGCCTGCCGCGGCGGGGAAGCTGGGGCTCGGCCGCGCCGCCCTGCCCGAGGAGATCGCCGCCTGGGACGTGGCCGTCCTGCCCGATGGCACCGGCCTGCGCCCGGGGTCGGGCAGCGTCGAGCAGGGCGAAGAGGTCTTTGCCGAGGCCTGCGCCTCCTGCCACGGCGAATTTGCCGAAGGCATCGACAGCTGGCCGGTGCTGGCCGGCGGCATCGGCACCCTGACCGATCCGCGCCCGGTCAAGACGGTCGGGTCCTACTGGCCGTACCTGTCCACGGTCTACGACTATGTCCACCGCTCGATGCCCTTCGGCGGGGCGCAGACCATCGGCGTCGACGATACCTACGCGATCACCGCCTACATCCTCTACTCCAACGGTCTGGTCGAGGATGACTTCGTGCTGTCGGATGCGAACTTCCGCGAGGTCGTGCTGCCCAACGCCGACGGTTTCTACCCCGATGACCGCGACACAACCGAGGTGCCGCTGTTCTCGGGCGAACCCTGCATGTCGGCCTGCGGCCCGGCGCCGCAGGTGACAAGGAAGGCCAGCGATCTGGGCGTCACCCCGACCGACCCCGATGGCAGACCCGCGGGCACGCTGCCCCTCCTGCTCGCGCAGGCCGATGCGCCTGCCGCGGCGGCGCCTGCGGCGGCCGAGGCGGCCCCGGCAGCCTCCGCCCCCGATCCGGCGCTGATCGAGGCGGGCGAGAAGGCGTTCAAGAAATGCTCGGCCTGCCACAAGGTCGGCGACGGCGCCAGGAACGGCACCGGTCCGCATCTGAACGGCATCGTCGGCAAGGCCGCGGGCAGCGTGGACAAGTTCAAGTATTCCAAGCCCCTGGCCGACATGGCGGCGGCGGGCCTGGTCTGGGACGCGGCCGCGCTCGATGCCTTCCTGGCCAATCCCAAGGGCTTCATGAAGGGCACGCGGATGTCCTTCGCGGGGCTCAAGTCGGCTGATGAACGCGCCGCCGTCATCGCCTATCTCGCGACCTTCGCGGAATGA